One genomic region from Ewingella sp. CoE-038-23 encodes:
- a CDS encoding ABC-F family ATP-binding cassette domain-containing protein: protein MSTLLSAQSVGYDNSFGPLLAEITFSLKKGDRIGLIGHNGCGKSTLLKILSGALSASSGSITLANHCLMATVEQHLPATLQHSTLLEAVLNHLPDSLHQPERWQAEVLLATLGFDESAWELTAGTLSGGQHTRLLLARALIRQPDLLLLDEPSNHLDLPTLLWLEQFLQNWGGSFVLVSHDRSLLDSVTNCTWILRDKTLQFIRLPCTQARQALEEKDAADAHRHQAEQKEIDRVAKSAKRLAIWGSVYDNEKLARKAKQMEKQVDRMKDDQTQLTAGNQWQLKLMGEALPADRVLALTDLKVRPDHDAPVLFELDEIRVKSGDRVALVGRNGCGKSSLLRSLWQAFEHPESPQPGMVFHPKVQMGYYDQSLHQLRDDDSLSDALAPFAPLTEDQRKMALIGAGFPYLRHQQKVSTLSGGERSRLLFIGLTLANYSLLLLDEPTNHLDMEGKEELAETLKTFEGAVLLVSHDRTLIEQSCNRFWLIHQQRLEEWHDLAPVYAILADKPVPVTSASGDEKPEATPLKADSEEERLLATLVELETKLAEDLARKPKHQKPALQREWQQQIEQLNQLLDLA from the coding sequence ATGAGCACACTACTTTCCGCACAATCTGTCGGCTACGACAATTCCTTCGGCCCATTGCTGGCTGAGATCACCTTTAGCCTAAAAAAAGGCGACCGCATCGGCCTGATTGGTCACAACGGCTGCGGCAAAAGCACCCTGCTGAAGATCCTCAGCGGCGCGTTATCCGCCAGCTCCGGCAGCATCACCCTTGCCAATCACTGTTTGATGGCCACCGTCGAGCAGCACTTGCCCGCCACCTTGCAGCACTCCACACTGCTTGAGGCGGTACTTAACCATTTGCCGGACAGCCTGCATCAGCCCGAGCGCTGGCAGGCCGAAGTGCTGCTCGCCACGCTAGGCTTTGATGAATCGGCGTGGGAACTGACGGCGGGAACCCTCAGCGGCGGGCAGCATACTCGCCTGCTGCTGGCCCGCGCGCTGATCCGCCAGCCGGATTTACTGCTGCTGGATGAACCGAGCAACCACTTGGACCTGCCCACGCTGCTGTGGCTCGAGCAGTTTCTGCAAAACTGGGGCGGCAGCTTTGTGCTGGTTTCCCATGACCGCAGCCTGCTAGACAGCGTCACCAACTGCACCTGGATCCTGCGCGACAAAACGCTGCAATTCATTCGCTTACCTTGCACTCAGGCGCGTCAGGCCCTTGAAGAGAAGGACGCCGCCGATGCTCATCGCCATCAGGCTGAACAGAAGGAAATTGACCGGGTGGCGAAAAGCGCCAAACGGTTAGCCATCTGGGGCAGCGTGTATGACAACGAGAAGCTGGCGCGCAAGGCCAAGCAAATGGAGAAGCAAGTGGACCGGATGAAGGATGATCAAACTCAGCTCACCGCAGGCAACCAGTGGCAGTTGAAGTTGATGGGTGAAGCCCTGCCCGCCGACCGGGTTTTGGCGCTAACCGACCTGAAAGTTCGCCCGGACCACGATGCGCCGGTGCTGTTCGAGCTGGACGAAATCCGCGTAAAAAGTGGCGATCGCGTGGCGCTGGTGGGCCGCAACGGCTGCGGAAAATCCTCCCTGCTCCGCAGCCTGTGGCAAGCCTTCGAACACCCTGAAAGCCCGCAGCCGGGGATGGTCTTCCACCCCAAGGTGCAGATGGGTTATTACGACCAGAGCCTGCATCAGTTGCGTGACGACGACTCGCTGAGTGACGCGCTGGCTCCTTTCGCCCCTCTGACTGAGGACCAGCGAAAAATGGCGCTAATTGGCGCGGGTTTCCCTTATCTTCGCCACCAGCAAAAGGTCAGCACCCTCAGCGGCGGCGAGCGTTCGCGCCTGCTGTTTATCGGCCTGACGCTGGCAAACTACTCGCTGCTATTGCTCGATGAGCCGACTAACCATTTAGATATGGAAGGCAAAGAGGAGTTGGCCGAAACGCTGAAAACCTTCGAGGGCGCTGTGCTATTGGTTTCCCACGATCGCACCTTGATTGAGCAGAGCTGCAACCGATTCTGGCTTATCCACCAGCAGCGTTTAGAGGAGTGGCACGATCTGGCCCCTGTCTACGCCATCTTGGCGGACAAGCCGGTGCCTGTGACAAGCGCGAGTGGTGATGAAAAACCAGAGGCGACACCTCTCAAAGCAGACAGCGAGGAAGAGCGCCTGCTCGCCACCCTAGTCGAACTCGAAACCAAGCTGGCCGAGGACTTGGCCCGCAAACCTAAGCATCAAAAACCCGCCCTACAGCGGGAATGGCAACAGCAAATCGAGCAGTTGAATCAGTTGTTAGATTTGGCGTAA
- a CDS encoding cation:proton antiporter has product MSFLGWTAAVGGLLLLMSLASGWIHRSPVTTFGLYLAAGVACGPWVLDLLHIDMVAHSELTGRLTEIAMAASLFITGLKLRMPFRNHGWRMGVRLAFPGMLITVAGVMLVAHYLFGLSWPIALALGAIVAPTDPVLASLISVNNASDDDNLRVSLSSEAGMNDGSALPILMLALLIMNSPEPLSWLQIGHWALVDVLWALLGGLGIGYLLGRLIGLLATRLRSVQGDIAPSDFIALSLIALSYAAAQSVDASGFLAAFAAGVGLRAAELRIVNLHPPENMDEDQRYRPAEELVNPHIRHAFSDSGPAKSVGLMVGDALSFGDTIERLFAATIIVVLGITLSQHWDPAGLLMAAILFVVIRPLSVYLATIGSGAPRARRLMIGWLGIRGIGSINYIAYAYTHGIGGLEAERMGDIAFTLIVASVLVHGLTVTPLLNWRQGRQLARAERAKQQDEQ; this is encoded by the coding sequence ATGAGTTTTCTAGGATGGACAGCGGCCGTGGGTGGACTGCTGTTGCTAATGTCATTGGCATCGGGCTGGATCCATCGCAGCCCGGTGACCACCTTTGGTTTGTACCTTGCCGCTGGCGTGGCCTGCGGCCCGTGGGTGCTGGATTTGCTGCACATTGATATGGTGGCGCATTCAGAACTCACCGGCCGATTGACCGAAATCGCCATGGCGGCCTCTCTGTTTATCACCGGCTTGAAGCTGCGCATGCCGTTTCGCAATCACGGTTGGCGAATGGGCGTCAGGCTGGCGTTCCCCGGTATGTTGATAACCGTTGCGGGCGTGATGCTGGTGGCGCACTACCTGTTTGGCCTGTCGTGGCCGATAGCTCTGGCGCTCGGGGCCATCGTCGCGCCTACTGACCCGGTGCTGGCGAGCCTGATTTCAGTCAATAACGCCAGCGATGACGACAATCTGCGCGTTTCGTTGTCCAGCGAGGCGGGCATGAATGACGGTTCAGCCCTGCCGATTTTGATGCTGGCGCTACTCATTATGAATTCACCCGAGCCGCTGAGCTGGTTGCAAATCGGCCACTGGGCCTTGGTGGACGTACTGTGGGCGCTGCTCGGCGGCTTGGGTATTGGCTATCTGCTCGGCCGCTTGATTGGCCTGCTCGCCACGCGCCTGAGAAGCGTACAGGGTGATATCGCGCCGAGTGACTTTATCGCGCTGTCTTTAATTGCCCTGAGCTATGCCGCGGCGCAAAGCGTGGACGCCTCAGGCTTCCTCGCCGCCTTCGCCGCTGGGGTCGGGCTGCGCGCCGCCGAGCTGCGGATTGTGAACCTGCATCCGCCGGAAAATATGGATGAAGACCAGCGTTATCGCCCGGCCGAAGAGTTGGTGAACCCGCACATCCGCCACGCCTTCTCTGACAGTGGCCCGGCCAAGTCAGTGGGGCTGATGGTGGGCGACGCGCTCTCCTTCGGCGATACCATTGAGCGGTTGTTCGCCGCCACGATTATCGTGGTGCTGGGCATTACCCTTTCCCAGCATTGGGACCCGGCGGGCCTGCTGATGGCGGCGATCCTGTTTGTGGTCATCCGCCCACTGTCGGTCTATCTGGCGACCATCGGCAGCGGCGCGCCGCGCGCCCGACGGCTGATGATTGGCTGGCTGGGGATCCGCGGTATTGGCAGTATCAACTACATCGCCTATGCCTACACCCACGGCATTGGTGGCCTGGAGGCGGAGCGCATGGGTGATATCGCCTTCACCCTGATTGTCGCCAGCGTGCTGGTACACGGGTTGACCGTCACCCCGCTGCTGAACTGGCGTCAGGGGCGACAGCTCGCCCGAGCCGAACGTGCTAAACAGCAGGATGAGCAATAG
- a CDS encoding DUF3750 domain-containing protein gives MMVIKWVPLCIVCILFLSLGCSYVKSSQGKEQQAVGGDWSTARRDSAGIAPNPVQLKSTAIIQIYAAPTYGWRGLVAVHPWIIYKRAGDTQFTRYDVVSWGSSNVVRRDYAIPDGYWFGSKPKLLADRRGELAETLIPQIEAAIKSYPYPHTYHAWPGPNSNTFMAHIGREVPALKLDMPSNAIGKDYRGLTNPIGLPPSGRGLQVSVLGVLGFTLGVEEGVEVNLLGLNLGVDIKSPALRLPFVGRVGFDNPGAAEL, from the coding sequence ATGATGGTGATTAAATGGGTTCCCCTGTGTATTGTCTGCATCCTCTTTCTGTCGTTGGGGTGCAGTTACGTTAAAAGCTCGCAGGGCAAAGAGCAGCAGGCGGTGGGCGGCGATTGGTCTACCGCGCGCCGCGATTCTGCGGGTATTGCCCCCAACCCGGTACAGCTGAAAAGCACCGCGATTATCCAGATTTACGCCGCGCCGACCTATGGCTGGCGCGGGCTGGTGGCGGTGCATCCGTGGATCATCTATAAACGGGCGGGCGATACCCAGTTCACCCGTTATGACGTGGTGAGCTGGGGTAGCAGCAACGTGGTTCGCCGCGATTACGCGATCCCCGACGGCTACTGGTTTGGTTCTAAGCCTAAACTGCTGGCCGATCGCCGTGGAGAACTGGCTGAAACGCTGATCCCACAGATTGAGGCGGCGATAAAAAGCTACCCTTATCCGCACACTTATCACGCCTGGCCGGGACCAAACAGCAACACCTTCATGGCACACATTGGCCGCGAAGTCCCGGCGCTCAAGCTAGATATGCCGTCGAATGCCATCGGCAAAGACTACCGTGGTCTGACTAACCCGATCGGCTTGCCGCCGTCGGGGCGTGGCTTGCAGGTCTCAGTGCTCGGCGTTCTCGGCTTTACGCTGGGGGTAGAAGAGGGGGTTGAAGTCAATCTGCTAGGGCTGAACCTTGGCGTTGATATCAAATCTCCGGCGCTGCGCCTGCCTTTTGTCGGGCGTGTAGGCTTTGATAACCCCGGCGCGGCTGAGTTATAA
- a CDS encoding ABC-F family ATP-binding cassette domain-containing protein — MTNPILTLDRVSLVLPNGTPLFTDITEQFDHRHTGLVGRNGVGKSLLAQLLAGLLAPSSGQCHCSGKVRYLAQHLTPEKYANVAALAGFENTLAALLRIETGSVDPADFEQVGDDWDIRQRLHTQLESAGLGYLSPESPVSQLSGGVALIGATLSDADFLILDEPTNHLDGPSRRVLMQQLQNWTGGLVVISHDRALLQQMARIVELSSLGLRSYGGNYAFYQQAKAQEAAAAAQKLERLKVERKREELALRDQREKLEKRQSRGDRRGKEANQAKILLGRQKGRSEASAGKLHKQQLEARAHLSQQVQEAAKHLEAAAHIAMHSDSLKATTAQKVAALTEVTLPFVTPPFDQITLAISGGQRIGVVGPNGCGKSTLLKVLAGLLPPVSGLREAWAKMAYLDQQLSSLDPHRTILEQLLEVNSIAGESQLRMQLAQLGLDASRVLLPCAQLSGGEQLKAALAKVIYADPSADCLLLDEPSNHLDLPSLAALEALLNQYQGTLLVVSHDEAFLAQLGLTHWLVAWEKGWELLHHRHSV; from the coding sequence ATGACGAATCCTATTCTAACGCTGGACCGCGTCTCTTTGGTTTTACCCAACGGCACGCCGCTTTTCACCGACATCACCGAGCAATTTGATCACCGCCACACCGGGCTGGTGGGGCGCAATGGCGTGGGTAAAAGCCTGCTGGCGCAGCTGTTGGCCGGGCTGCTCGCGCCTTCTTCCGGCCAGTGCCACTGTTCCGGTAAAGTCAGGTATCTGGCGCAGCACCTTACCCCTGAAAAATATGCCAATGTCGCGGCGCTGGCGGGCTTTGAGAACACCCTTGCCGCGTTACTGCGTATTGAGACGGGAAGCGTCGATCCAGCCGATTTCGAGCAGGTCGGCGATGACTGGGATATCCGCCAGCGGCTACATACCCAGCTGGAATCCGCCGGATTGGGCTATCTTTCGCCAGAGTCGCCGGTCAGCCAACTTAGCGGCGGCGTAGCGCTGATTGGGGCGACGCTCTCAGACGCCGATTTCCTCATTCTTGATGAGCCGACCAACCACCTCGACGGCCCCAGCCGACGCGTGCTGATGCAACAATTGCAAAACTGGACCGGCGGATTAGTGGTGATAAGCCACGACCGCGCGCTGCTGCAGCAGATGGCGCGCATCGTCGAGTTGTCTTCACTGGGTTTGCGCAGCTATGGCGGCAATTACGCCTTTTACCAGCAGGCGAAAGCGCAGGAGGCTGCCGCCGCCGCGCAGAAGCTGGAGAGGCTCAAAGTCGAGCGAAAACGGGAGGAATTGGCCTTGCGCGACCAGCGTGAAAAGCTCGAGAAACGCCAGTCACGCGGCGATCGCCGTGGCAAAGAGGCCAATCAAGCCAAGATATTGCTGGGGAGGCAAAAAGGGCGCAGCGAGGCTTCGGCGGGGAAGTTACACAAGCAGCAACTTGAAGCGCGGGCGCACCTCAGCCAGCAGGTCCAAGAGGCGGCGAAACACCTCGAGGCGGCGGCGCATATTGCCATGCATTCCGACTCGCTCAAGGCTACTACTGCTCAAAAGGTGGCTGCACTGACCGAGGTCACGCTGCCCTTTGTCACACCGCCATTCGACCAGATCACCTTGGCCATTAGCGGCGGCCAGCGAATTGGCGTGGTTGGCCCGAATGGCTGTGGTAAATCGACCCTGCTGAAAGTGCTGGCGGGCCTGCTGCCGCCGGTCTCTGGCCTGCGCGAGGCATGGGCGAAAATGGCTTATCTTGACCAGCAGCTCTCCAGCCTTGATCCACATCGAACGATCCTCGAGCAGTTACTTGAGGTGAATAGCATCGCCGGGGAATCTCAGCTGCGTATGCAGCTCGCCCAGCTAGGGCTAGACGCTAGCCGGGTGCTACTGCCCTGCGCGCAACTCAGCGGCGGCGAGCAGCTCAAAGCCGCGCTGGCTAAGGTGATTTATGCCGATCCATCCGCCGATTGCCTGCTGCTCGACGAGCCAAGCAACCATCTGGATCTTCCCTCTCTGGCTGCACTTGAGGCGCTGCTCAATCAGTATCAGGGAACGCTGCTGGTGGTGTCGCACGACGAGGCGTTTCTGGCGCAGCTTGGACTTACCCATTGGCTGGTGGCGTGGGAGAAGGGTTGGGAACTTCTTCATCATCGACATTCTGTATGA
- a CDS encoding dienelactone hydrolase family protein gives MSNISVEYVDYQVAGQDFQGCLVFPKGAKNQPGVLLAPNWMGVADVAIDAAKSVAEKGYVVFVADLYGAKVRPTNGDEAAAAMMAVKDQPAERQRMQGALDALLAQQHAPLNVAKVAAIGFCFGGHCVLELARSGAKLNAFVTFHGGLDTQDTDGAKNISGSVLVLNGAEDPLIPAEQIAGFVEEMKGHNVDWQLINYGGAVHSFTDPTANVPGMSQYNEKVTHRAFAQMYQLFTDVL, from the coding sequence ATGAGCAATATCAGCGTTGAGTATGTCGATTATCAGGTTGCAGGGCAGGATTTTCAGGGCTGTCTGGTGTTCCCAAAAGGGGCCAAAAACCAGCCGGGCGTTTTGTTAGCGCCAAACTGGATGGGCGTGGCCGACGTGGCTATCGACGCCGCGAAATCCGTGGCTGAAAAAGGCTATGTGGTGTTCGTCGCTGACCTGTACGGCGCGAAGGTTCGCCCAACCAATGGTGATGAAGCGGCCGCGGCGATGATGGCGGTGAAAGACCAGCCCGCCGAGCGTCAACGCATGCAAGGCGCGCTTGACGCGCTGCTGGCCCAACAACATGCGCCATTGAACGTCGCAAAAGTGGCGGCTATTGGTTTCTGCTTCGGCGGCCACTGCGTGCTCGAACTGGCCCGCAGCGGTGCTAAACTCAACGCCTTCGTGACGTTCCACGGCGGGCTAGATACCCAAGACACCGACGGCGCGAAGAACATCAGCGGCTCCGTGCTGGTGCTCAATGGCGCAGAAGATCCCCTGATCCCAGCAGAGCAGATCGCCGGATTTGTCGAAGAGATGAAAGGCCATAACGTTGATTGGCAGCTCATTAACTACGGCGGCGCGGTTCACTCCTTCACCGACCCAACCGCCAACGTTCCCGGCATGAGCCAGTACAATGAGAAAGTCACCCACCGCGCCTTCGCTCAAATGTACCAACTGTTTACTGACGTGCTGTAA
- a CDS encoding helix-turn-helix domain-containing protein — MKTLREAIAARSPESQARIKEIADEMILETGLQLLREEMQVSQKKLAELMGVSQPAITQIEQRGNDVKLATLKRYIEAMGGKLSLTVELPEGVGRVFHI, encoded by the coding sequence ATGAAAACATTACGTGAAGCTATCGCTGCCCGTTCGCCAGAGAGCCAGGCTCGCATTAAAGAGATAGCGGATGAAATGATTCTGGAAACCGGTTTGCAGCTGCTGCGTGAAGAGATGCAGGTCTCACAGAAGAAACTGGCGGAATTAATGGGCGTCAGTCAGCCCGCCATAACCCAGATAGAGCAAAGAGGTAATGACGTAAAACTGGCTACTCTCAAACGATATATTGAGGCCATGGGCGGAAAGTTGAGCCTGACCGTTGAATTGCCTGAAGGCGTGGGGCGGGTGTTTCATATCTGA
- a CDS encoding HigA family addiction module antitoxin: MAMLTPPHPGGLITEYLEDYGISLRSLAKDLGVSPSALSKAAAGKTAITPEMALRLEVGLGIAARLWLAMQATYDLSKARERVDLSNVVPSSHTQAQTAH; encoded by the coding sequence ATGGCTATGCTCACCCCTCCGCATCCGGGCGGCTTGATCACTGAATATCTTGAGGATTACGGGATCTCGCTTCGCTCATTGGCGAAAGATTTGGGCGTATCTCCCTCAGCCTTGAGCAAGGCCGCGGCGGGTAAAACAGCAATTACTCCCGAAATGGCATTACGACTCGAAGTGGGGCTAGGTATCGCGGCCCGCCTTTGGCTGGCAATGCAGGCAACGTATGACCTCAGCAAAGCCCGGGAAAGAGTCGATCTTTCAAACGTTGTGCCGTCGTCCCACACTCAGGCGCAGACGGCACATTAG
- a CDS encoding YgdI/YgdR family lipoprotein, which yields MKRRYLVASALVLTALLAGCSSNYAIQTNDGRTIVSEGKPRVDRDTGLIKYKDAWGKERQIAQTDVKVMSEIGK from the coding sequence ATGAAGAGACGTTATCTAGTTGCATCAGCGTTAGTTCTTACCGCCTTACTCGCAGGCTGTTCTAGCAATTACGCCATTCAAACCAACGATGGGCGAACGATAGTCAGCGAAGGCAAACCAAGAGTTGACCGGGATACCGGGCTAATCAAGTACAAGGATGCCTGGGGGAAAGAGCGCCAAATCGCCCAGACCGACGTGAAAGTCATGTCAGAAATTGGCAAGTAG
- a CDS encoding AraC family transcriptional regulator, with translation MHNVSINQLDATPRPVVAIRTDYAYGTQLAWHSHRRAQLLYGAPGVMEVSTQIGSWVVPQQSAVWIPAETPHKVVMLGVSTRSLYIEPSAAPRNGEQCEVIAIPPLLRQLLLDAVDMPLEYATSGRDGALVNLMMHEITRAPTLPLHIPFPRQTALAKLCQGFLQQPNIHTLPSHWAEVLHISERTFNRQFRAETGMSFLQWRQRVCVVLALSRLAAGVPITTIALDMGYDSPAAFSTMFRKMLGQPPSAFSQFSGAVSKTSG, from the coding sequence GTGCACAACGTTTCGATTAATCAGCTGGATGCCACTCCGCGCCCGGTGGTTGCCATCCGCACAGACTACGCCTACGGTACTCAACTGGCCTGGCACAGCCATCGCCGTGCTCAGCTGCTCTACGGCGCGCCGGGCGTGATGGAGGTCTCTACGCAGATCGGTAGCTGGGTGGTGCCGCAGCAAAGCGCGGTGTGGATACCCGCCGAAACGCCACACAAAGTGGTGATGCTCGGCGTTAGCACGCGCAGCCTGTATATCGAACCTTCCGCCGCCCCCAGAAACGGCGAGCAGTGCGAAGTGATCGCCATTCCCCCGCTTTTGCGCCAGCTGCTATTGGATGCCGTGGATATGCCGTTGGAATACGCCACCTCTGGCCGGGACGGTGCGCTGGTCAACCTGATGATGCATGAGATCACTCGTGCGCCCACCCTGCCGCTGCATATCCCCTTTCCGCGCCAAACTGCGCTAGCGAAGCTGTGTCAGGGGTTTCTTCAGCAGCCGAATATCCACACCCTTCCCAGCCACTGGGCAGAGGTGCTGCACATCAGTGAGCGCACCTTTAACCGCCAATTTCGGGCCGAAACCGGCATGTCTTTCCTGCAATGGCGACAGAGGGTCTGCGTGGTGTTGGCACTTTCCAGGCTCGCCGCGGGAGTACCCATTACCACTATTGCGCTAGACATGGGTTATGACAGCCCGGCGGCTTTCTCAACCATGTTCCGCAAAATGCTCGGTCAGCCACCCTCGGCGTTTAGCCAGTTCTCTGGCGCGGTGTCGAAAACTTCAGGATAA